Proteins encoded in a region of the Zea mays cultivar B73 chromosome 2, Zm-B73-REFERENCE-NAM-5.0, whole genome shotgun sequence genome:
- the LOC100501404 gene encoding Probable purine permease 11-like, protein MAHAQEIQLQIRGIPDEESVDARDGPKAATGRSTRSSFRWWMTVLVDMLMVLCGTTVATLLGRLYFNSGGNSKWMATLTQSGGSPLLVVPLLLSPARSAEERRPAALKMVAIYAGIGVMIGFDNLMYSYALQYLPVSTFSLVAATQLGFNAITSRLINAQRFTALIANSVVVLTFSAAILGVGSSSDETSSNVPRGKYPLGFVLVLAASAVFALILSLFELTFEKVVRVRTARWVLRMQMHTNLVASAVSVAGLLASGDWRTIPGEMASFKDGRTRYVLTLVGTAVSWQAAAVGLVRLIMRVSSLFANVTCTLALPLVPVFAVALFGDRMTGIKIVAMLMAVWGFLSYMYQHYIDARRRAGAENAECRVCATRTGSHAVLPA, encoded by the exons ATGGCGCATGCTCAAGAAATTCAGCTCCAGATCAGAG GCATTCCGGACGAGGAATCCGTCGACGCCCGTGATGGACCCAAGGCCGCCACGGGGCGGTCCACGAGAAGCAGCTTCCGATGGTGGATGACGGTGCTGGTGGACATGCTGATGGTTCTCTGTGGGACGACTGTGGCCACCCTCCTCGGCCGCCTGTACTTCAACTCCGGCGGCAACAGCAAGTGGATGGCCACGCTGACGCAGTCTGGCGGCTCGCCGCTTCTGGTCGTCCCGCTCCTCCTGTCGCCGGCGCGCTCGGCGGAGGAGCGCCGGCCGGCGGCGCTCAAGATGGTTGCCATCTACGCGGGCATCGGGGTCATGATCGGCTTCGACAACCTCATGTACTCGTACGCGCTGCAGTACCTGCCGGTGTCCACCTTCTCGCTCGTGGCCGCGACGCAGCTGGGCTTCAACGCCATCACCTCGCGCCTCATCAACGCGCAGCGGTTCACGGCGCTGATCGCCAACTCCGTGGTCGTGCTCACCTTCTCCGCCGCGATCCTCGGCGTCGGATCCTCCTCCGACGAGACCTCCAGCAACGTGCCGCGCGGCAAGTACCCGCTGGGGTTCGTCCTCGTGCTGGCCGCCTCGGCGGTGTTCGCGCTCATTTTGTCCCTCTTCGAGCTCACCTTCGAGAAGGTGGTCAGGGTGCGGACGGCGCGGTGGGTGCTGCGGATGCAGATGCACACCAACCTGGTGGCGTCGGCGGTGTCCGTGGCGGGGCTGCTCGCGTCGGGGGACTGGCGGACGATCCCGGGGGAGATGGCGTCGTTCAAAGACGGGAGGACGAGGTACGTGCTGACGCTGGTGGGCACGGCGGTGTCGTGGCAGGCAGCGGCCGTGGGCTTGGTGCGGCTGATCATGAGGGTGTCGTCGCTGTTCGCGAACGTGACGTGCACGCTGGCGCTGCCGCTGGTGCCAGTGTTTGCGGTGGCGCTGTTCGGGGACAGGATGACCGGTATAAAGATCGTGGCCATGCTCATGGCGGTATGGGGGTTCCTCTCCTACATGTACCAGCACTACATCGACGCACGGCGGCGGGCCGGGGCCGAGAACGCCGAGTGCCGCGTCTGCGCCACACGCACGGGAAGCCACGCGGTCTTGCCCGCTTGA